One part of the Gammaproteobacteria bacterium genome encodes these proteins:
- a CDS encoding DUF3375 domain-containing protein — MSLDYQSLDTLRQNHPAWRLLASPHAPLIASFLQTAYIAPNVRVLAQADLTEALEDELFAIRELQGPDSFPKSAADYLNDWAAPEKGWLRKFYRQDSDEVQFDLTPATEKAIGWLESLNERSFVGTESRLLTLFDLLKQLQKGSTDDPEARLQELQKRRDEIDREIAQVKQGNIALLDDTALRDRFMQFTQQAKELLSDFREVEHNFRGLDRSVRERIAQWQGDKGELLEEIMGERDAIAGSDQGNSFRAFWDFLMSPTRQEEFSELLEQVLILPAITQLKPDSRTRRIHYDWLEAGEHTQRTVARLSQQLRRFLDDQAWLENRRIMNILQGIESKTLSLRESLFSTQIGNEFMFIDSGSATIDIPMERPLYTPPLKTRIANIRLESGDEKLDSSILFSQIVINKAAIAGHIRQSLQLKSQISLTDLCLSRPIKQGLAELVAYLELAGDDSDHNRFKFIVDESIEDKISWQTADDSDISTTHCARLPRVIFLR; from the coding sequence ATGAGCCTCGACTACCAATCTCTCGATACCTTACGCCAAAACCATCCTGCATGGCGTTTGTTGGCAAGTCCTCATGCCCCCTTAATTGCCAGTTTTTTGCAAACGGCCTATATTGCACCTAATGTTCGTGTGCTTGCTCAAGCCGATTTAACCGAAGCGTTGGAAGATGAGCTGTTTGCCATCAGAGAATTACAAGGTCCCGACAGTTTTCCTAAATCGGCAGCGGATTATTTGAATGACTGGGCAGCGCCAGAAAAAGGATGGCTGAGAAAGTTTTATCGTCAGGATTCCGATGAGGTTCAGTTTGACCTGACACCTGCCACAGAAAAAGCCATTGGCTGGCTGGAGTCTTTAAACGAGCGCAGTTTTGTTGGCACCGAATCGCGCCTTTTAACGCTTTTTGATTTACTCAAACAACTTCAAAAAGGTAGCACCGATGACCCCGAGGCGCGTTTGCAAGAATTGCAAAAACGCCGTGATGAAATTGACCGTGAAATCGCCCAAGTCAAACAAGGCAATATTGCATTGCTTGACGATACGGCTTTGCGAGATCGTTTTATGCAGTTCACCCAGCAAGCCAAAGAGTTGCTTTCTGACTTTAGAGAAGTTGAGCACAACTTTCGTGGGCTAGATCGCAGTGTGCGCGAACGCATTGCGCAATGGCAGGGAGACAAGGGAGAATTGCTGGAAGAAATCATGGGCGAACGTGATGCTATTGCCGGTTCTGACCAAGGCAATAGCTTTCGTGCCTTCTGGGATTTTTTAATGTCACCCACACGGCAAGAGGAATTTAGCGAACTGCTCGAACAAGTCCTGATACTGCCAGCCATCACCCAGCTTAAACCGGATTCTCGTACCCGCCGGATTCACTATGACTGGCTGGAAGCTGGCGAACATACTCAGCGCACGGTTGCCCGCTTGTCACAGCAACTCAGGCGTTTTCTGGATGATCAGGCGTGGCTGGAAAATCGGCGCATCATGAACATTCTGCAAGGTATCGAAAGCAAAACATTAAGCTTACGCGAATCACTTTTTTCAACTCAGATCGGCAATGAATTTATGTTTATTGATTCAGGCTCAGCGACCATCGACATTCCCATGGAGCGTCCGCTTTATACGCCACCGTTAAAAACCCGCATCGCCAATATTCGCCTTGAAAGCGGTGATGAAAAACTCGATTCCAGTATACTATTTTCTCAAATTGTTATTAACAAAGCCGCCATTGCTGGGCATATTCGGCAATCACTGCAACTCAAATCTCAAATATCTTTAACCGATCTCTGTCTTTCACGCCCAATAAAACAGGGCTTGGCAGAGTTAGTTGCTTATCTTGAATTGGCGGGCGATGATTCCGATCACAATCGATTCAAGTTTATTGTTGATGAGTCTATTGAAGATAAAATCAGCTGGCAAACAGCGGATGACAGTGACATTTCAACAACGCACTGCGCACGTTTACCTCGCGTTATTTTTTTAAGGTAG
- a CDS encoding DUF4194 domain-containing protein, with protein sequence MNTATDVNTENTTHPDTADLSVLLIALLKGVIYQDTDSARWKQLLSLQARVRDYAVVLGLELILDESEGYAFFRSRKNEINDTDDNPIEKTVPRLIARRPLSFPVSLLLALLRKKLAEFDASGGETRLILSRDDIIDLMRIFLPDSSNDAKLVDKIDQHINKVVDLGFLRRLKQNSSVQLKHYEVRRILKAFVDAQWLADFDLKLEQYKQQLIEKNDA encoded by the coding sequence ATGAACACCGCAACAGACGTTAACACTGAAAACACAACTCACCCCGACACTGCCGACTTGTCCGTGTTGTTAATCGCACTTTTAAAAGGTGTCATTTACCAAGACACAGACTCGGCTCGCTGGAAACAATTACTTAGCCTTCAAGCTCGTGTTCGTGATTATGCCGTGGTGCTGGGCTTGGAATTGATTTTGGATGAGTCAGAGGGCTATGCGTTTTTCCGCTCTCGAAAAAATGAGATTAATGACACAGATGACAACCCAATAGAAAAAACCGTTCCACGCTTAATTGCGCGGCGGCCATTGTCTTTTCCCGTTAGCCTGTTGCTCGCCTTGTTACGAAAAAAACTAGCCGAATTTGATGCCAGTGGTGGTGAAACCCGATTGATTTTATCTCGCGACGACATCATCGATTTAATGCGCATATTTTTACCAGACAGCAGCAATGATGCAAAACTCGTGGACAAGATAGATCAACACATTAACAAGGTTGTTGACTTGGGATTTTTACGTCGACTGAAACAAAACTCGTCCGTTCAATTAAAACATTACGAAGTACGGCGCATATTAAAAGCCTTTGTCGATGCCCAGTGGCTGGCAGATTTTGATTTAAAACTCGAACAGTACAAACAACAACTCATTGAGAAAAATGATGCCTAG
- a CDS encoding 50S ribosome-binding GTPase, which yields MQTEALYHFILKLKARHPYVLQSGNNNKEITGLSIQSLAYADALLRHSLLRPQLKPLPLQVAVIGPTQSGKSTVVNLLAGIEAAKANPLAGFTRHAQGFTTEHLTEAISSSIGKLFPNWKCLPPEQLSNQQLDSYSLVQIASETVFSNQPSIIWDTPDFDSVSSREYRTTVPQLCAIADLIVLVVSKEKYADQTVWQTLDLIAPINRPLIVCINKTSPDAADILVSSVKKRLETAQINYEAVVTLPYIETDELLLADASQNLRKQAHDALPNTPQISSSVALKNSLQRDWESWLTPIRQEVKAEKIWQSEVKQATNDTLEIYNRDYLQNPHYSETLQKAIIQLLALLEVPGIASTLSTARQIVTWPGRKIFSLWQEQRQSKSADNTPDNETAVINEAVLHTLRALQNNLMEQRSGTDQSAQWHRALSQQLQQEKSAIIQTADHAIKSHLTAFEPEIDAAAEKLYLYLQDHPVALNSLRATRITTDAAAVVLAVKSGGINVYDLAIAPAVLSFTSFLTESAVGNYMKSVEKELKQKQLTSVEHHIIDQLLNPKFIELTTNMPNDGLYQFSAEELEKAEQAMEQLAQ from the coding sequence ATGCAAACAGAAGCACTCTATCATTTCATTTTAAAACTGAAAGCACGTCACCCATATGTGTTGCAAAGCGGTAATAACAATAAAGAGATCACAGGCTTGTCGATACAATCACTCGCCTATGCAGATGCTCTACTCCGACACAGTCTATTGCGGCCACAACTCAAACCACTGCCTCTGCAAGTGGCTGTGATTGGCCCGACCCAATCAGGCAAAAGCACGGTTGTTAATCTTTTGGCCGGTATAGAGGCTGCAAAAGCCAACCCTCTCGCGGGCTTTACTCGTCATGCTCAGGGTTTCACAACAGAGCACCTCACTGAAGCCATTAGCTCATCAATTGGCAAACTCTTTCCCAACTGGAAATGTTTACCTCCCGAGCAACTTAGCAACCAGCAACTCGACAGCTACTCATTAGTTCAAATAGCATCCGAAACTGTTTTTTCAAACCAACCCTCTATTATTTGGGATACACCTGATTTTGATTCCGTCAGCTCGCGTGAATATCGCACCACCGTACCGCAACTCTGCGCCATCGCTGACCTTATTGTTTTAGTCGTCAGCAAAGAAAAATATGCCGATCAGACAGTCTGGCAAACATTAGATTTAATTGCACCAATCAATCGGCCACTGATCGTATGCATCAATAAAACCTCCCCTGATGCGGCAGATATTCTCGTATCTTCGGTTAAAAAACGACTGGAAACAGCGCAGATTAATTATGAAGCCGTTGTCACACTGCCATATATAGAGACAGATGAATTACTCTTGGCCGATGCCAGCCAAAACCTTAGAAAACAGGCTCATGATGCACTGCCAAACACACCACAAATTTCATCATCCGTCGCATTAAAAAACAGCCTGCAACGTGACTGGGAAAGCTGGCTTACGCCCATTCGCCAGGAAGTGAAGGCAGAAAAAATTTGGCAAAGCGAAGTCAAACAAGCAACGAATGATACGCTGGAAATTTATAATCGGGATTATCTGCAAAACCCGCACTACTCTGAGACATTACAAAAAGCAATTATACAGCTGTTGGCATTGCTTGAAGTTCCCGGTATCGCCAGCACACTCTCCACGGCCAGGCAGATCGTCACCTGGCCCGGCAGGAAAATATTTTCGCTATGGCAAGAACAACGTCAGTCAAAATCAGCGGACAACACACCCGACAATGAAACAGCCGTCATTAATGAAGCGGTGCTGCACACACTAAGAGCTCTGCAAAATAACTTAATGGAGCAGCGGTCAGGCACAGATCAAAGCGCACAATGGCACCGTGCACTGTCCCAACAATTACAACAAGAAAAATCGGCCATCATTCAAACGGCTGATCATGCCATTAAAAGTCATCTAACGGCTTTTGAACCTGAAATAGATGCGGCGGCTGAAAAACTTTATCTCTACCTGCAAGATCACCCTGTTGCACTTAACAGCCTGCGGGCCACACGCATCACCACAGACGCGGCTGCTGTTGTACTCGCAGTCAAAAGTGGTGGCATCAATGTTTATGATCTTGCCATCGCACCTGCGGTGCTCTCTTTTACCTCTTTTCTTACTGAAAGCGCTGTCGGTAATTACATGAAGAGTGTAGAAAAAGAGTTAAAGCAGAAGCAACTCACCTCAGTAGAACACCACATCATTGATCAATTA